A single window of Nicotiana sylvestris chromosome 3, ASM39365v2, whole genome shotgun sequence DNA harbors:
- the LOC104242746 gene encoding uncharacterized protein: MERLPPELSLRIFCLLDHRNLATAQLVCRRWKIMGSDNSLWCDLFIERWGLDQATFYAPSDSKTWKHVYMVQDRCDRNGLGLKIIREGDDYYLIHQGEIQSHLGSRISKMENISDSLANYKDDDKEEPNLGILDKILFFIGDFEAASAQAKRSRLV; the protein is encoded by the exons ATGGAGAGGTTGCCACCTGAACTTAGTCTCAGAATTTTCTGCCTCTTGGATCACCGTAATCTTGCAACTGCTCAATTGG TTTGCAGAAGGTGGAAAATTATGGGTTCAGATAACAGCTTATGGTGTGATCTGTTTATAGAGAGATGGGGATTAGATCAAGCCACTTTTTATGCTCCTTCAGATTCTAAGACATGGAAACATGTGTATATGGTTCAAGATCGTTGTGATCGCAATGGATT GGGATTGAAGATTATAAGGGAAGGAGATGACTACTACCTTATACACCAAGGTGAAATTCAAAGCCATTTAGGTTCAAGAATATCGAAGATGGAAAACATCTCTGATTCATTAGCTAACTACAAAGATGATGATAAGGAGGAACCTAATTTAGGGATATTGGACAAGATCCTTTTCTTCATTGGGGATTTTGAAGCTGCTTCAGCCCAGGCTAAACGAAGCCGGCTGGTGTAA
- the LOC104242745 gene encoding uncharacterized protein — MELFYYVVFGALAAVVAALELGGKSNKDRITTSQAFNSFKNNYILVYSLMMAGDWLQGPYVYYLYSTYGFGKGDIGQLFIAGFGSSMLFGTIVGSLADKQGRKRACVTYCITYILSCITKHSPQYKILMIGRVLGGIATSLLFSAFESWLVAEHFKRGFDSQWLSLTFSKAIFVGNGLVAIIAGLFGNFLVDSLNLGPVSPFDAAACFLAIGMAIILSSWSENYGDASESKDLLTQFKGAAVAIASDEKIALLGAIQSLFEGSMYTFVFLWTPALSPNDEDIPHGFIFATFMLASMLGSSFAARLMAQNSPKVESYMQVVFVVSSASLLLPILTTFLVSPSNVKGGGISFSGCIQLLGFCTFEGCCGLFWPSIMKMRSQYIPEEARSTIMNFFRIPLNIFVCIVLYNVNAFPITVMFGMCSIFLFVASILQRRLAAIADKPKAEDWVAMKERDTEADPLNAS, encoded by the exons ATGGAGTTGTTCTATTACGTGGTGTTTGGGGCTCTGGCCGCAGTGGTAGCAGCTCTGGAGCTGGGTGGAAAGAGCAACAAAGATCGAATCACAACTTCTCAGGCTTTCAATTCATTCAAGAATAATTACATTCTTGTTTACTCTCTTATGATGG CCGGTGATTGGCTACAGGGTCCATATGTATACTACCTTTACAGCACTTATGGATTTGGAAAGGGGGATATTGGACAGCTCTTTATTGCTGGATTTGGATCTTCCATGTTGTTTGGCACAATTGTTGGATCTCTTGCTGACAAACA AGGTCGGAAGAGGGCATGTGTAACGTACTGTATCACTTACATACTGAGCTGCATCACCAAGCATTCCCCTCAATACAAGATTCTGATGATTGGACGTGTTTTGGGTGGCATTGCTACATCTCTACTGTTTTCAGCATTTGAGTCATGGCTTGTAGCTGAACACTTTAAG AGGGGTTTTGACTCCCAATGGCTCTCACTAACTTTCTCCAAGGCAATATTCGTTGGAAATGGTCTTGTTGCCATTATCGCTGGATTATTTGGGAATTTTCTTGTTGATTCATTAAATCTCGGCCCTGTGTCTCCTTTTGATGCTGCTGCCTGCTTTCTTGCCATTGGAATGGCTATCATATTATCATCATGGTCGGAGAACTATGGAGATGCATCAGAGAGCAAAGACTTGCTCACTCAATTCAAGGGTGCAGCTGTGGCCATTGCTTCAG ATGAGAAGATTGCATTGCTCGGTGCTATACAATCTCTGTTTGAAGGTTCAATGTATACATTTGTGTTTCTGTGGACTCCTGCTCTCAGCCCAAATGATGAAGACATTCCCCATGGTTTTATTTTTGCAACTTTCATGTTGGCTTCAATGTTGGGAAGCTCATTTGCAGCTCGTCTTATGGCCCAGAACTCACCTAAAGTTGAGAGTTACATGCAAGTTGTTTTTGTCGTATCTTCTGCATCTCTCTTGCTGCCCATTCTGACAACT TTCCTAGTATCTCCTTCAAATGTGAAAGGGGGAGGCATCTCCTTTTCTGGATGTATCCAGCTTCTTGGCTTCTGCACCTTCGAGGGTTGCTGTGGCCTCTTCTGGCCATCCATCATGAAGATGAGGTCTCAATACATTCCTGAGGAGGCAAGGAGCACCATAATGAACTTCTTCAGGATTCCACTCAACATCTTCGTGTGCATTGTGCTTTACAAT GTCAATGCTTTCCCCATCACCGTGATGTTTGGCATGTGCTCAATTTTCCTCTTTGTTGCATCCATCCTGCAAAGACGGCTTGCAGCCATTGCAGACAAGCCAA AAGCAGAAGATTGGGTAGCAATGAAGGAAAGGGATACTGAGGCCGATCCATTAAATGCATCTTGA